The following proteins are encoded in a genomic region of Dasypus novemcinctus isolate mDasNov1 chromosome 3, mDasNov1.1.hap2, whole genome shotgun sequence:
- the FOS gene encoding protein c-Fos, with translation MMFSGFNADYEASSSRCSSASPAGDNLSYYHSPADSFSSMGSPVNAQEFCADLAASSTNFIPTVTAISTSPDLQWLVQPTLVSSVAPSQSRAPHPYGVPTSSAAAYSRPGLLKTSTGGRAQSIGRRGKVEQLSPEEEEKRRIRRERNKMAAAKCRNRRRELTDTLQAETDQLEDEKSALQTEIANLLKEKEKLEFILAAHRPACKIPDDLGFPEEMSVASLDLPGGLPEATTPESEEAFTLPLLNDPEAKPSVEPVKSSSSSMELKAEPFDDFLFPASSRPSGSETARSVPDMDLSGSFYAADWEPLHGGSLGMGAMATELEPLCTPVVTCTPSCTTYTSSFVFTYPEADSFPSCAAAHRKGSSSNEPSSDSLSSPTLLAL, from the exons ATGATGTTTTCGGGCTTCAACGCCGACTATGAGGCGTCCTCCTCCCGCTGCAGCAGCGCCTCCCCGGCCGGGGACAACCTCTCCTACTACCATTCCCCGGCCGACTCCTTCTCCAGCATGGGCTCCCCTGTCAACGCGCAG GAGTTCTGCGCGGATCTGGCTGCCTCCAGTACCAACTTCATCCCCACGGTGACCGCTATCTCGACCAGCCCGGACCTGCAATGGCTGGTGCAGCCCACCCTGGTCTCCTCGGTGGCCCCGTCACAGAGCAGAGCCCCCCACCCGTACGGGGTCCCCACCTCCTCTGCCGCAGCTTACTCCAGGCCTGGGCTCCTGAAGACCAGCACAGGAGGCAGAGCGCAGAGCATTGGCAGGAGGGGCAAAGTGGAACAG TTGTcgccagaagaagaagagaaaagaagaatccGAAGGGAAAGGAATAAGATGGCTGCAGCCAAATGCCGGAACCGGAGAAGGGAGCTGACGGATACCCTGCAAGCG GAGACAGATCAACTAGAAGATGAGAAGTCTGCCTTGCAGACAGAGATTGCCAACCTgctgaaggagaaggaaaaactaGAGTTCATCCTGGCAGCTCACCGACCTGCTTGCAAGATCCCGGATGACCTGGGCTTCCCAGAAGAGATGTCTGTAGCTTCCCTGGATCTTCCTGGGGGCCTTCCAGAGGCTACCACCCCGGAGTCTGAGGAGGCCTTCACCTTGCCCCTCCTCAACGACCCCGAGGCCAAGCCCTCGGTGGAACCTGtcaagagcagcagcagcagcatggaGCTGAAGGCTGAGCCCTTTGATGACTTCCTCTTCCCAGCATCGTCCAGGCCCAGTGGCTCTGAGACCGCCCGCTCTGTGCCAGACATGGACCTGTCTGGTTCATTCTATGCAGCAGACTGGGAGCCCCTGCATGGCGGCTCCCTGGGGATGGGGGCCATGGCCACAGAGCTGGAGCCCCTTTGCACCCCTGTGGTCACCTGCACTCCCAGCTGCACTACTTACACGTCTTCCTTCGTCTTCACCTACCCCGAGGCTGACTCCTTCCCCAGCTGCGCGGCTGCCCACCGCAAGGGCAGCAGCAGCAACGAGCCCTCCTCTGACTCGCTCAGCTCACCCACGCTGCTGGCCCTGTGa